The Falco peregrinus isolate bFalPer1 chromosome 1, bFalPer1.pri, whole genome shotgun sequence genome has a window encoding:
- the SNAP23 gene encoding synaptosomal-associated protein 23 — protein MAELSHEEIQLRANQVTDESLESTRRILGLAIESQDVGIKTITMLDEQGEQLNRIEEGMDQINKDMREAEKTLTELNKCCGLCVCPCNRTKNFEASKAYRATWGDGTENSADHVISMQPRSINQQQPQNSGGPSGGYITRITNDAREDEMDENLAQVGNILGNLKNMALDMGNEIDAQNKQIDRINVKADTNRERIEQANIRAKKLIDN, from the exons ATGGCTGAACTATCGCATGAAGAAATTCAGCTGAGGGCCAACCAGGTCACTGATGAG TCTTTGGAAAGCACAAGGAGGATTCTTGGCTTGGCCATTGAG TCCCAGGATGTTGGTATCAAAACTATTACCATGCTGGATGAACAGGGAG AACAACTCAATCGCATAGAAGAAGGTATGGACCAGATAAATAAGGATATGAGAGAAGCTGAGAAGACACTGACAGAGCTCAACAAATGTTGTGGGCTCTGTGTCTGTCCTTGTAACAG GACGAAGAACTTCGAGGCTAGCAAAGCATACAGAGCAACCTGGGGAGATGGAACGGAGAACTCTGCAGATCATGTGATATCCATGCAACCAAGAAGTATAAATCAACAGCAGCCTCAGAACTCTGGAGGACCAAGTGGTGGATATATTACCAG GATAACAAATGATGCCAGAGAAGATGAAATGGATGAAAATCTTGCTCAAGTGGGAAATATTCTTGGGAATTTGAAAAACATGGCTTTGGATATGGGCAATGAGATTGATGCCCAGAATAAACAAATAGACCGGATAAATGTAAAG GCCGATACAAACAGGGAACGTATTGAGCAAGCCAACATCAGAGCCAAGAAACTAATTGACAATTAA